One window from the genome of Sphingomonas lacunae encodes:
- the thrC gene encoding threonine synthase, whose amino-acid sequence MLYQSTRGAAAPLDFRSVTMAGLAPDGGLYLPQSWPEFTADQIAALAGCDYAETAARVLAPFVGDSLSMEELRALTRTAYGRFSHEAVVPMVQLDGRHWLMELFHGPTLAFKDIALQLLGLLFERFLRGTETNLTIVGATSGDTGSAAIDAVAGRQQVSIFMLHPQGRVSDVQRRQMTTVIADNVHNIAIDGSFDDAQAMVKRMFADQQVTSSITLSAVNSINWARLAAQVVYYFYTAVRLGAPHRPVAYSVPTGNFGDVFAGYVAQRMGLPIARLIVATNINDILHRALSTGDYSAGTVVPTATPSMDIQVSSNFERLLFDLGGRNGSAIAAQMAGFEASKAMQLTNAQRQGAANLFTSARIDQDMMAQSIRWAWDAAGELIDPHTAVGLAAARSDDLDPAIPMVTLATAHPAKFQDAVERSTGRRPALPARVGSLFEREERYTSLPGDYAAVRDFVLANSCR is encoded by the coding sequence ATGCTGTATCAATCCACACGGGGCGCCGCTGCGCCGCTCGACTTCCGTTCGGTCACCATGGCGGGCCTAGCGCCCGACGGAGGGCTGTACCTGCCGCAAAGCTGGCCCGAATTCACAGCTGACCAGATCGCCGCTCTCGCCGGATGTGACTATGCAGAAACCGCTGCGCGTGTGCTCGCTCCCTTTGTAGGCGACAGCCTGTCCATGGAGGAATTGAGGGCGCTGACCCGGACTGCCTATGGCCGATTCTCGCATGAAGCCGTCGTCCCGATGGTCCAACTGGATGGTCGCCACTGGCTCATGGAGTTGTTCCATGGTCCGACGCTGGCGTTCAAGGATATCGCCCTGCAATTGTTGGGTCTGCTGTTTGAACGCTTCCTCAGGGGCACCGAAACCAATCTGACCATCGTTGGCGCCACCTCTGGCGACACGGGTTCAGCCGCCATTGACGCGGTTGCCGGGCGCCAGCAGGTCTCGATCTTCATGCTTCATCCGCAAGGACGCGTCAGCGACGTCCAGCGGCGCCAAATGACAACTGTCATTGCCGATAATGTCCATAACATCGCTATCGATGGCAGCTTTGATGATGCCCAGGCGATGGTGAAGCGGATGTTTGCCGATCAACAGGTCACCTCGTCAATCACCCTGTCGGCGGTCAACTCGATCAACTGGGCCCGGCTGGCGGCGCAGGTTGTCTATTATTTCTATACCGCGGTCCGGCTAGGCGCACCGCACCGTCCCGTGGCCTATTCGGTGCCGACAGGCAATTTCGGCGACGTTTTTGCAGGCTATGTCGCGCAGCGCATGGGTCTACCGATCGCCCGCCTGATCGTCGCCACCAACATCAACGATATTCTTCATCGAGCCCTGTCCACGGGAGATTACAGTGCAGGCACAGTGGTGCCGACCGCTACACCCAGCATGGACATCCAGGTCAGTTCCAATTTCGAACGTCTGCTCTTTGATCTTGGCGGACGCAACGGGTCAGCTATCGCTGCCCAGATGGCAGGCTTTGAAGCCAGCAAAGCCATGCAGTTGACCAATGCGCAGCGGCAGGGAGCAGCAAACCTGTTCACCAGTGCGCGGATTGATCAGGACATGATGGCACAATCCATTCGCTGGGCATGGGATGCGGCTGGCGAACTGATTGACCCGCACACAGCTGTCGGCCTCGCGGCTGCTCGATCCGATGATCTGGATCCAGCCATTCCGATGGTCACGCTTGCGACTGCCCATCCCGCCAAGTTTCAGGACGCTGTGGAGCGCTCCACCGGTCGCAGACCGGCATTGCCGGCGCGCGTCGGCAGCTTGTTTGAACGCGAAGAGCGGTACACCAGCTTGCCCGGTGATTATGCGGCGGTCCGGGACTTCGTGCTGGCGAATTCGTGCCGGTGA
- a CDS encoding SURF1 family protein produces the protein MTESSTPSREPSTPPVPPNGESKLADWPIGASIVVALAIAIMIGLGIWQLGRASEKDALIARYQTNMSLPPTAFPSINPADQDYLYRTVSANCLRVTEWRELAGRTVDGRSGWRHIATCATGAEGPGILVDMGVSEGPGPDLAWVGGFVRGRVTLEPDQQSAFSRMLSDPAPLRLMIVAETPAPGLVASAPPDPSSVPSNHRSYAGQWFLFAAMAAAIFILAVLQRRRNGRG, from the coding sequence ATGACTGAATCATCCACGCCCAGCCGCGAACCTTCCACTCCTCCTGTTCCGCCGAACGGTGAATCAAAGCTGGCGGATTGGCCAATTGGTGCGAGCATAGTGGTTGCCCTGGCCATTGCGATCATGATCGGCCTTGGCATTTGGCAATTGGGTCGCGCGTCTGAAAAGGATGCGCTGATCGCCAGGTACCAAACGAATATGAGCCTGCCGCCGACCGCCTTTCCAAGCATCAACCCAGCCGATCAGGACTATCTCTACAGGACAGTATCGGCAAACTGCCTGCGCGTTACCGAATGGCGTGAATTGGCTGGCCGTACTGTCGATGGGCGAAGCGGATGGCGACACATTGCAACATGTGCCACAGGGGCAGAAGGCCCTGGCATTCTCGTCGACATGGGGGTCAGCGAAGGACCCGGTCCTGATCTGGCCTGGGTCGGTGGCTTTGTGCGTGGCCGGGTCACGCTTGAACCGGACCAGCAGAGCGCCTTTTCGCGCATGTTGAGTGATCCAGCACCGTTGCGTCTCATGATCGTGGCTGAAACCCCGGCCCCGGGTTTGGTTGCCTCTGCACCGCCAGACCCTTCATCGGTTCCGTCAAATCACCGGTCCTATGCTGGCCAATGGTTCCTGTTTGCCGCAATGGCGGCAGCCATATTTATCCTCGCCGTCCTGCAACGGAGGCGCAACGGCCGGGGCTGA
- a CDS encoding DUF983 domain-containing protein — MTDHPTEGSEGRPAIARAALFGLCPECGAPGLFAGPIRFADHCHRCHLDFARFNVGDGPAALLIMLIGAIVVPLALWLHFSVHPPLLVHLIVWPLVVLALTLGGLRVAKGGLIAAEHQREGREGKLIDEEGDSGGQAS, encoded by the coding sequence ATGACAGACCATCCCACCGAGGGATCAGAAGGGCGGCCCGCCATTGCGCGGGCCGCCCTTTTTGGACTCTGCCCCGAATGTGGTGCGCCCGGCCTGTTCGCAGGGCCGATCCGTTTCGCCGACCATTGTCACCGTTGCCACCTCGATTTCGCGCGGTTCAACGTAGGTGATGGTCCTGCCGCCTTACTCATCATGCTGATAGGCGCCATCGTGGTGCCCCTCGCGCTCTGGCTGCATTTCAGCGTTCACCCACCTCTGTTGGTTCATCTCATTGTCTGGCCACTGGTTGTTCTGGCCCTGACGCTTGGGGGGCTGCGCGTCGCCAAGGGGGGACTGATTGCAGCAGAACACCAAAGGGAAGGCCGGGAGGGCAAGTTGATTGATGAAGAGGGCGACTCGGGTGGACAGGCAAGCTAA
- a CDS encoding cytochrome c oxidase subunit 3: MAGAKHHDYHLVEPSIWPLVGSFAAMIMFGGLVMFMHDNEVGKWVLGLGLAAVIATFYFWWADVVREAHAGDHTPVVQLHLRYGMILFIASEVMFFVGWFWAWFDFALFPQPLEVVDGVVSNLIGQDGAAALMSFPPKGIEVINAFDLPLLNTLILLCSGTTVTWAHHALLNDDRAGLIKGLWVTIGLGLLFSSIQVYEYAVAPFPFAGLNYSSAFYMATGFHGFHVFVGTIFLIVCLVRAYKGHFTPKQHFGFEAAAWYWHFVDVVWLFLFIVVYVWGGWGAPVHH; this comes from the coding sequence ATGGCCGGTGCCAAACACCATGATTACCATCTCGTAGAACCGAGCATCTGGCCGCTGGTCGGCTCGTTCGCCGCCATGATCATGTTCGGCGGTCTGGTGATGTTCATGCACGACAATGAAGTCGGCAAATGGGTGCTGGGCCTTGGCCTCGCGGCTGTCATCGCAACCTTCTATTTCTGGTGGGCGGATGTCGTCCGCGAAGCACATGCGGGCGACCATACCCCGGTGGTGCAGCTTCACCTGCGATACGGCATGATCCTGTTCATTGCTTCGGAAGTGATGTTCTTCGTCGGCTGGTTCTGGGCCTGGTTCGATTTCGCCCTCTTCCCGCAGCCGCTGGAAGTAGTGGACGGCGTCGTCAGCAACCTCATCGGCCAGGACGGCGCCGCCGCCCTGATGAGCTTCCCGCCCAAGGGAATTGAGGTCATCAACGCGTTTGACCTGCCGCTCCTCAACACGCTGATCCTGCTCTGCTCGGGCACGACCGTTACCTGGGCACACCACGCCTTGCTGAATGATGATCGCGCCGGTCTGATCAAGGGCCTGTGGGTCACCATCGGTCTTGGTCTGCTTTTCTCGTCGATCCAGGTTTATGAATATGCCGTAGCACCCTTCCCGTTCGCAGGCCTGAACTACAGCTCGGCCTTCTACATGGCGACAGGCTTCCACGGCTTCCACGTGTTCGTCGGCACGATCTTCCTGATCGTTTGCCTCGTTCGCGCCTACAAGGGCCACTTCACGCCCAAGCAGCATTTCGGTTTCGAAGCGGCCGCCTGGTACTGGCACTTCGTGGACGTTGTGTGGCTCTTCCTGTTCATCGTCGTCTATGTTTGGGGTGGCTGGGGCGCTCCGGTCCACCACTGA
- a CDS encoding cytochrome c oxidase assembly protein: protein MQWINQLDRNIRTGLWVGMIAVAMTALGFAAVPLYRIFCQVTGFGGTTMRVTEEEASKFVVADGKTISVRFDSNVSGNLPWSFRPERQRDTISIGARDMMVFVARNDSDRPITGTATFNVTPTQAGPYFSKVQCFCFTEQRLEPGQEVRMPVIYYVDPKLLDDVDARDVKEITLSYTFYPVDEAGSGR, encoded by the coding sequence ATGCAGTGGATCAATCAACTCGACCGCAACATCCGGACCGGCCTTTGGGTCGGAATGATTGCAGTAGCGATGACCGCGCTCGGCTTTGCCGCCGTGCCGCTCTATCGCATTTTTTGCCAAGTCACCGGTTTCGGCGGCACGACAATGCGGGTTACGGAAGAGGAGGCCAGCAAGTTCGTCGTCGCCGATGGCAAGACAATCTCGGTACGCTTTGACTCCAACGTTTCCGGCAATTTGCCCTGGTCGTTCCGACCCGAGCGGCAACGCGACACGATCAGCATCGGCGCCCGTGACATGATGGTGTTCGTTGCCAGGAACGACTCCGATCGTCCCATTACTGGCACCGCGACCTTTAATGTCACTCCAACGCAAGCCGGCCCATATTTCAGCAAGGTGCAATGCTTCTGCTTTACGGAACAGCGCCTTGAACCAGGGCAGGAAGTCCGAATGCCAGTGATCTACTATGTTGATCCGAAATTGCTTGACGACGTGGATGCCCGCGACGTTAAGGAAATCACCCTGTCCTATACATTCTATCCTGTGGACGAAGCAGGTTCAGGCCGTTAA